A genomic segment from Nicotiana tabacum cultivar K326 chromosome 9, ASM71507v2, whole genome shotgun sequence encodes:
- the LOC107777882 gene encoding putative TPR repeat-containing protein At1g05150 isoform X2: protein MATRGSRSVKVKRIFQNFDANGDGGLNREEMAALVVAVNPRVKFSDEQISAILDEVFRTYGEFIDGEKGLTYDGLLRTYDDGAGDVDRDFEALGLDLLKPDNDNGVSMATEEASTSSIVDERAMEPHKKQRTAAWAASPNHGIVFDDTWKLVDDIEILIKRLKSKQSKEGKLKNDNSDVYSDAGWSRELGPPSTELSDKRVLWEEMGHDYGVFVKELGVLRSRADGSRSREEAFDGHMAIGRVLYDHQFFKEALVSFKRACELQPADVRPHFRAGNSLYVLGRYPEAKEEFLLALEAAETGGNQWAYLLPQIHVNLGIALEGEGMVISACEHYREAAILCPTHFRAMKLLGSALFGVGDYKAAVKALEEAIYIKSDYADAHCDLASALHAMDDDDNAIKEFQRAVDLKPGHVDALYNLGGLYMDMGRYQRASEMYTRVLSVWPNHWRAQLNKAVALLGAGENEEAKKALKEALKMTNRVELHDATVHLKQLQKRRLKGNGGGNGEEALITVEPTKFKRLGEKTTLRSDLATALDIRGFQRITRFNHCDVDQIKKEISENDIPVSYSGGGVPEKSIRKASLEEILCRLLSFLKPETFVGAVKAINKKILSVLDESESGRVDMGMFFAVIAPICGGPPDKRKRFAYEALLWRPVNEGSNQIRKIDAQRYIKLLRAIYIPSHGASEMLEIHGDMDTSLVSLAEFLAMFDDPDWGFGIMSTLLKLEIGDRNRHGSHVCATCRYPIIGPRFKEMKSHFSLCGQCYSEGKVAPIYKQEAYKFKEYANEAEVLKDKCLWFGLHSKGSSPTAA from the coding sequence ATGGCGACAAGGGGCAGCAGATCGGTGAAGGTGAAAAGAATCTTCCAGAATTTTGATGCAAATGGCGATGGGGGTCTTAACCGCGAGGAAATGGCAGCTCTGGTGGTTGCTGTAAACCCTAGGGTCAAATTCAGCGATGAGCAGATCAGTGCCATTCTGGACGAGGTTTTCCGAACTTATGGAGAGTTCATCGACGGCGAGAAGGGCCTTACATATGATGGCCTATTGCGTACCTACGATGATGGAGCTGGTGATGTTGATCGGGATTTTGAAGCCCTCGGGCTTGATCTCCTCAAACCGGATAACGACAATGGGGTGTCTATGGCTACGGAAGAGGCCTCCACCTCGTCCATTGTCGATGAGAGAGCGATGGAGCCGCATAAGAAACAACGGACAGCTGCGTGGGCAGCTTCTCCGAATCATGGTATTGTGTTTGATGATACTTGGAAACTTGTTGATGACATTGAAATACTGATCAAGAGGCTTAAATCCAAACAATCAAAAGAAGGGAAGCTGAAAAATGATAATTCTGATGTGTACTCGGATGCTGGTTGGTCACGCGAATTGGGACCACCTTCCACGGAGCTATCAGATAAAAGGGTGTTGTGGGAGGAGATGGGGCATGACTATGGAGTGTTTGTGAAGGAATTGGGAGTTTTGAGGTCGAGGGCAGATGGGTCGAGGTCTAGGGAGGAAGCTTTTGATGGTCATATGGCAATTGGTAGAGTTTTGTACGATCACCAGTTCTTTAAGGAGGCATTGGTAAGCTTTAAGAGAGCTTGTGAATTGCAGCCTGCTGATGTAAGGCCTCATTTTAGGGCTGGTAATAGTTTATATGTGCTCGGGAGATATCCCGAGGCCAAAGAGGAGTTCTTGCTGGCGCTGGAAGCTGCGGAAACTGGTGGTAATCAGTGGGCTTATCTACTTCCACAGATTCATGTGAACTTGGGAATCGCTCTTGAAGGGGAAGGTATGGTTATTAGTGCCTGTGAGCATTACAGAGAGGCTGCCATTTTGTGTCCAACTCATTTCAGGGCTATGAAACTTCTGGGTAGTGCTCTTTTTGGTGTGGGCGACTATAAGGCGGCCGTTAAGGCATTAGAAGAGGCCATTTACATTAAGAGTGATTATGCTGATGCACATTGTGATCTTGCATCTGCATTACATGCAatggatgatgatgataatgCTATTAAGGAGTTTCAAAGAGCAGTTGATTTGAAACCTGGTCATGTTGATGCTTTGTACAACTTGGGTGGACTTTATATGGATATGGGTAGATATCAGCGAGCTTCAGAGATGTACACTAGGGTGCTAAGTGTTTGGCCGAACCACTGGAGAGCACAGCTCAATAAGGCTGTGGCTTTATTGGGGGCTGGTGAAAATGAGGAAGCTAAGAAAGCTTTGAAAGAAGCTCTAAAGATGACAAACAGGGTGGAATTGCATGATGCAACAGTGCATTTGAAACAGCTTCAGAAAAGGAGGTTGAAGGGGAATGGGGGTGGCAATGGCGAGGAAGCCTTAATCACTGTGGAACCCACAAAGTTTAAGAGACTGGGTGAGAAGACGACATTAAGATCAGATTTGGCCACTGCACTAGATATTCGAGGTTTTCAGAGGATTACTCGATTTAACCATTGTGATGTTGATCAGATAAAGAaggaaattagtgaaaatgatATACCAGTGTCTTATTCTGGAGGTGGTGTGCCTGAAAAGTCTATACGTAAGGCTTCACTGGAGGAGATTCTGTGCAGATTGCTTAGTTTCTTGAAGCCAGAAACTTTCGTAGGAGCTGTTAAAGCCATTAACAAGAAAATCCTCTCTGTTTTAGACGAGTCAGAATCGGGTAGGGTGGATATGGGCATGTTTTTTGCTGTTATTGCCCCTATCTGTGGAGGACCACCAGACAAACGGAAACGCTTTGCCTATGAGGCTCTTTTGTGGCGACCCGTGAATGAGGGCAGCAACCAGATAAGGAAAATCGATGCTCAGAGGTATATCAAGCTTTTAAGAGCTATTTATATTCCTTCACACGGAGCGAGTGAAATGCTAGAAATTCATGGGGATATGGACACATCATTGGTGTCTTTAGCAGAATTCCTTGCGATGTTCGATGATCCTGATTGGGGTTTTGGCATTATGTCTACTTTGTTGAAGCTTGAAATCGGGGATAGGAACCGTCATGGTAGCCATGTTTGTGCAACTTGCCGCTATCCTATCATTGGGCCTCGCTTTAAAGAGATGAAATCGCATTTTAGCTTGTGTGGTCAATGTTACAGTGAAGGAAAAGTAGC
- the LOC107777882 gene encoding putative TPR repeat-containing protein At1g05150 isoform X1: MATRGSRSVKVKRIFQNFDANGDGGLNREEMAALVVAVNPRVKFSDEQISAILDEVFRTYGEFIDGEKGLTYDGLLRTYDDGAGDVDRDFEALGLDLLKPDNDNGVSMATEEASTSSIVDERAMEPHKKQRTAAWAASPNHGIVFDDTWKLVDDIEILIKRLKSKQSKEGKLKNDNSDVYSDAGWSRELGPPSTELSDKRVLWEEMGHDYGVFVKELGVLRSRADGSRSREEAFDGHMAIGRVLYDHQFFKEALVSFKRACELQPADVRPHFRAGNSLYVLGRYPEAKEEFLLALEAAETGGNQWAYLLPQIHVNLGIALEGEGMVISACEHYREAAILCPTHFRAMKLLGSALFGVGDYKAAVKALEEAIYIKSDYADAHCDLASALHAMDDDDNAIKEFQRAVDLKPGHVDALYNLGGLYMDMGRYQRASEMYTRVLSVWPNHWRAQLNKAVALLGAGENEEAKKALKEALKMTNRVELHDATVHLKQLQKRRLKGNGGGNGEEALITVEPTKFKRLGEKTTLRSDLATALDIRGFQRITRFNHCDVDQIKKEISENDIPVSYSGGGVPEKSIRKASLEEILCRLLSFLKPETFVGAVKAINKKILSVLDESESGRVDMGMFFAVIAPICGGPPDKRKRFAYEALLWRPVNEGSNQIRKIDAQRYIKLLRAIYIPSHGASEMLEIHGDMDTSLVSLAEFLAMFDDPDWGFGIMSTLLKLEIGDRNRHGSHVCATCRYPIIGPRFKEMKSHFSLCGQCYSEGKVAPIYKQEAYKFKEYANEAEIMVLVPASYSGGLLVLSLSGDLR; encoded by the coding sequence ATGGCGACAAGGGGCAGCAGATCGGTGAAGGTGAAAAGAATCTTCCAGAATTTTGATGCAAATGGCGATGGGGGTCTTAACCGCGAGGAAATGGCAGCTCTGGTGGTTGCTGTAAACCCTAGGGTCAAATTCAGCGATGAGCAGATCAGTGCCATTCTGGACGAGGTTTTCCGAACTTATGGAGAGTTCATCGACGGCGAGAAGGGCCTTACATATGATGGCCTATTGCGTACCTACGATGATGGAGCTGGTGATGTTGATCGGGATTTTGAAGCCCTCGGGCTTGATCTCCTCAAACCGGATAACGACAATGGGGTGTCTATGGCTACGGAAGAGGCCTCCACCTCGTCCATTGTCGATGAGAGAGCGATGGAGCCGCATAAGAAACAACGGACAGCTGCGTGGGCAGCTTCTCCGAATCATGGTATTGTGTTTGATGATACTTGGAAACTTGTTGATGACATTGAAATACTGATCAAGAGGCTTAAATCCAAACAATCAAAAGAAGGGAAGCTGAAAAATGATAATTCTGATGTGTACTCGGATGCTGGTTGGTCACGCGAATTGGGACCACCTTCCACGGAGCTATCAGATAAAAGGGTGTTGTGGGAGGAGATGGGGCATGACTATGGAGTGTTTGTGAAGGAATTGGGAGTTTTGAGGTCGAGGGCAGATGGGTCGAGGTCTAGGGAGGAAGCTTTTGATGGTCATATGGCAATTGGTAGAGTTTTGTACGATCACCAGTTCTTTAAGGAGGCATTGGTAAGCTTTAAGAGAGCTTGTGAATTGCAGCCTGCTGATGTAAGGCCTCATTTTAGGGCTGGTAATAGTTTATATGTGCTCGGGAGATATCCCGAGGCCAAAGAGGAGTTCTTGCTGGCGCTGGAAGCTGCGGAAACTGGTGGTAATCAGTGGGCTTATCTACTTCCACAGATTCATGTGAACTTGGGAATCGCTCTTGAAGGGGAAGGTATGGTTATTAGTGCCTGTGAGCATTACAGAGAGGCTGCCATTTTGTGTCCAACTCATTTCAGGGCTATGAAACTTCTGGGTAGTGCTCTTTTTGGTGTGGGCGACTATAAGGCGGCCGTTAAGGCATTAGAAGAGGCCATTTACATTAAGAGTGATTATGCTGATGCACATTGTGATCTTGCATCTGCATTACATGCAatggatgatgatgataatgCTATTAAGGAGTTTCAAAGAGCAGTTGATTTGAAACCTGGTCATGTTGATGCTTTGTACAACTTGGGTGGACTTTATATGGATATGGGTAGATATCAGCGAGCTTCAGAGATGTACACTAGGGTGCTAAGTGTTTGGCCGAACCACTGGAGAGCACAGCTCAATAAGGCTGTGGCTTTATTGGGGGCTGGTGAAAATGAGGAAGCTAAGAAAGCTTTGAAAGAAGCTCTAAAGATGACAAACAGGGTGGAATTGCATGATGCAACAGTGCATTTGAAACAGCTTCAGAAAAGGAGGTTGAAGGGGAATGGGGGTGGCAATGGCGAGGAAGCCTTAATCACTGTGGAACCCACAAAGTTTAAGAGACTGGGTGAGAAGACGACATTAAGATCAGATTTGGCCACTGCACTAGATATTCGAGGTTTTCAGAGGATTACTCGATTTAACCATTGTGATGTTGATCAGATAAAGAaggaaattagtgaaaatgatATACCAGTGTCTTATTCTGGAGGTGGTGTGCCTGAAAAGTCTATACGTAAGGCTTCACTGGAGGAGATTCTGTGCAGATTGCTTAGTTTCTTGAAGCCAGAAACTTTCGTAGGAGCTGTTAAAGCCATTAACAAGAAAATCCTCTCTGTTTTAGACGAGTCAGAATCGGGTAGGGTGGATATGGGCATGTTTTTTGCTGTTATTGCCCCTATCTGTGGAGGACCACCAGACAAACGGAAACGCTTTGCCTATGAGGCTCTTTTGTGGCGACCCGTGAATGAGGGCAGCAACCAGATAAGGAAAATCGATGCTCAGAGGTATATCAAGCTTTTAAGAGCTATTTATATTCCTTCACACGGAGCGAGTGAAATGCTAGAAATTCATGGGGATATGGACACATCATTGGTGTCTTTAGCAGAATTCCTTGCGATGTTCGATGATCCTGATTGGGGTTTTGGCATTATGTCTACTTTGTTGAAGCTTGAAATCGGGGATAGGAACCGTCATGGTAGCCATGTTTGTGCAACTTGCCGCTATCCTATCATTGGGCCTCGCTTTAAAGAGATGAAATCGCATTTTAGCTTGTGTGGTCAATGTTACAGTGAAGGAAAAGTAGC